In Streptococcus salivarius, the sequence CTGTACGAAAAGTTGTCTGACCGCTTTGGCTGGTATAACGTGAATCTGTATAAAACTGATAGTCAATGTGGTCGTTTTCGTTGATTAATTTTGTAAGATAAAAAGGTTTAAAAAGGATAAAATTATCAAATTCGTCATAGATCCTTTTGTTTTGGTAATTTACAAAGGGATAGTTGTTAGCAAATTGACTATTTCTTGGGTCTATATAATTTGATTTTAAGGTATAGTTCATAGTGTCACTTATTGTTAGACAATAAGTTTGTGTGAAATGGTGAGCTACTGAATTTTTTAACTTTGATTCAATATTATCTAAAATCTCCAGAATTGTAGTCGCCAATTTTTTATTAAATTTATAAATTGTAATAAAGTCATCTAATGTAACTTTATTGAATCGTTTGGGATTTCTACTAGAGAGTAAAAGGTTTTCAATTCCATTAAATAAATTAAAGTAATTATATTTTATTAGGGCATCATCAAGTTCTTTATCTTCAAAATACAATTTTCTTTCATGTAATTTTTGTTTTAAAGAATGACGCCCTTCGCTTTGTTTAATAGCCATGTGTTACTCCATATCCATAATATCTTGTCTTTAAGTATATCATATTTTAATATTTTTTTATCACAATTCATCATGTAGTGATACTGTCCATAATTTTGTGTAAACACTCAAGTAGAGTTTGTACTGACCTCAAAAAGTTAGACATTTAATTTATCCAAAGGATTTAGTTCTGTATTGCACAGGACTGAGTCCTTTTCTACAATTTGTCAAGTATATCAAGGTATTTGATGAAAAATAGTTTGAGTTCCATATGTCAAACGAAGGAAATTGTCTTTTTTTTTTTGAGCTAAAGTTTAGTGTAAAAAGTGTACACAAAACCAACACCTTACCTAGTGATTTTTTTGATAAGGTGTTACAATAATATGGCATAAACAATTTTACCGATTTTGGGTAGAAGTATAATCGTAAAGTTTGTTATGCGTTATGAGGTAATACATTGTTCTGATGAGACGATGTATAGAGGCAATCGTGTGTGGTTTGGTTGAAGTCACTTGCGATTGTCTTTTTCGTTTATCA encodes:
- a CDS encoding Abi family protein yields the protein MAIKQSEGRHSLKQKLHERKLYFEDKELDDALIKYNYFNLFNGIENLLLSSRNPKRFNKVTLDDFITIYKFNKKLATTILEILDNIESKLKNSVAHHFTQTYCLTISDTMNYTLKSNYIDPRNSQFANNYPFVNYQNKRIYDEFDNFILFKPFYLTKLINENDHIDYQFYTDSRYTSQSGQTTFRTGQAPNYTYHPHVAVPFWVAVETMTLGEVICLLHYLDPSVLNKVMKDFNMPLFYRNEFLNMFDIIKSLRNFCAHGSLVYRYQSPKYIKLNASLVSLFNLTPSETGTPPSALSLFDTLQIVNYFESTKPLKKHINSIIYRNNKHFKSPDFDLNTRLLTRMGNPNLKDWKKFIFMDSKYHF